Proteins co-encoded in one Bacteroidia bacterium genomic window:
- a CDS encoding T9SS type A sorting domain-containing protein — protein sequence MKKTSLFLMGVGIVFGATAQNAVKTNKNAIIKPILLARAPAISVENANTKATSFSAHALRPRIVSGYSTQSALISSETSIGSSYNAFGTSDADCRALTADQDLNIVNFAHRQNNGAAGGSGLVMSSSANFSNACSAAAWDSTLMVYNEQYMSYSGGRYPSGMIYNPSGNTVVDSAFVVISGPITNGTKWIGNYFASSNYAGHHQHNFVIPEPGLLHDSAGVMFQYFAAINSQTTDDGVAHVLGERVNANAPASTTTNLLSDGVVVNNGIFDAVADTFKWSQTRIYEQFSHGNTNQEYGTSGNMAWSQDGTVGYVVFIGHDSVTQYNGTFEPIVFKTTNSGGTWTKMTVYDYSTIANITAKLPAIQSSSKVVPFFYGGAGNGIGLTVDANYNLHIACQINGVANVTNNSDSLQVYKKQQLFDVYTTSTGWNALWIDSLNAQYNTAATTPTWAGSPSTENLGNGARLQVSRTKDGKKVFYEWMDTDPNIDTLNAYPNVLAKGFDVTTNFQTPVVNFSVGTPFDASMWWMFASNITMVQTGSPNVYTIPTTRTNNASQTSTSAVQHYYMCSVSFTENDFSPLAVNELAANAMSVSQNFPNPFSKSTSFVVSLSQTSNVTIKVYNTLGQLVMETNNNNLSVGKHTMKLDAAKLSAGLYFYSVKVGDNIVTHKMIVQ from the coding sequence ATGAAAAAAACATCACTATTCCTAATGGGTGTTGGAATTGTTTTTGGCGCTACGGCACAAAATGCTGTAAAGACAAACAAAAATGCCATTATCAAACCAATTCTTTTAGCGAGAGCTCCAGCCATTTCGGTGGAAAATGCAAACACAAAAGCAACTAGTTTTTCGGCACATGCTTTGAGACCACGTATTGTAAGCGGTTATTCTACACAATCAGCTCTTATTTCGAGCGAAACTTCTATCGGTAGTTCGTACAACGCGTTTGGAACTTCTGACGCAGATTGTAGAGCACTTACTGCTGACCAAGATTTAAACATTGTGAATTTTGCCCATCGCCAAAATAATGGCGCTGCTGGTGGAAGTGGATTAGTAATGAGCAGTTCAGCTAATTTTAGCAATGCTTGTTCTGCAGCTGCATGGGACAGTACATTAATGGTTTATAACGAACAATACATGAGCTACTCAGGTGGTCGTTATCCTTCTGGTATGATTTACAATCCTTCTGGAAATACAGTTGTTGATAGTGCTTTTGTAGTTATTAGCGGTCCGATTACCAACGGTACTAAATGGATTGGAAATTATTTCGCCAGTTCTAATTATGCTGGTCATCACCAACACAATTTTGTAATTCCTGAACCAGGATTGTTGCACGATAGTGCAGGAGTAATGTTTCAATATTTTGCAGCCATTAACTCTCAAACAACAGATGATGGAGTTGCACACGTATTGGGCGAGCGCGTGAATGCAAATGCACCAGCTTCTACCACCACCAATCTTTTATCAGATGGAGTAGTGGTGAACAATGGTATTTTTGATGCTGTAGCAGATACGTTTAAATGGTCACAAACAAGAATTTACGAACAATTTTCGCATGGTAATACCAACCAAGAATACGGTACTTCTGGAAATATGGCTTGGTCGCAAGACGGAACTGTTGGTTACGTAGTTTTTATCGGACACGATTCTGTAACTCAATATAATGGAACTTTCGAACCAATTGTTTTCAAAACAACAAATAGCGGAGGAACATGGACAAAAATGACCGTGTACGATTATTCTACCATCGCTAACATTACGGCTAAATTGCCAGCTATCCAAAGTTCGTCAAAAGTTGTTCCTTTCTTTTACGGAGGAGCAGGAAACGGTATTGGTTTAACGGTGGATGCGAATTACAATTTGCACATTGCTTGCCAAATCAATGGTGTAGCCAATGTTACCAATAATTCGGATTCCTTGCAGGTTTACAAAAAACAACAATTGTTTGATGTTTATACTACATCAACAGGTTGGAATGCGTTATGGATTGATTCCTTGAATGCACAATACAATACGGCAGCTACTACCCCAACTTGGGCAGGGTCCCCATCTACTGAAAACCTTGGAAATGGCGCTAGATTACAAGTCTCCAGAACAAAAGATGGAAAAAAAGTATTTTACGAGTGGATGGATACTGATCCGAATATTGATACATTAAATGCTTACCCTAATGTACTTGCAAAAGGTTTTGATGTAACTACTAACTTCCAAACGCCTGTTGTTAATTTTAGTGTAGGAACACCCTTTGATGCCAGTATGTGGTGGATGTTTGCATCCAACATTACGATGGTACAAACTGGAAGTCCGAATGTATATACGATTCCAACAACAAGAACGAACAACGCTTCTCAAACTTCCACTTCGGCAGTTCAGCATTATTACATGTGCAGCGTATCGTTTACTGAAAATGATTTCAGTCCATTGGCTGTGAATGAATTAGCAGCTAACGCGATGTCGGTTTCACAAAATTTTCCGAATCCGTTTAGTAAATCTACTTCGTTTGTGGTAAGTTTATCTCAAACAAGTAATGTAACGATAAAAGTTTACAACACGCTCGGACAATTAGTAATGGAAACAAATAATAACAATTTGTCTGTTGGAAAACACACGATGAAATTAGATGCTGCTAAATTATCTGCAGGACTTTATTTTTACAGTGTGAAAGTAGGCGATAACATTGTAACACATAAAATGATTGTTCAATAA
- a CDS encoding metallophosphoesterase — protein sequence MKRSVSQISLLILVLLLADIYAFQGIRYIAVVLNNEILKTFLYVSYWLFSVVLYIGIAITVKYFQTKSRSKKFISFAYSLFGLLILDLIPKLFFVFFQAINDASSLLFKLLPKNNFSNVHFTLFTKIGIVVWAFLFFAILYGIIFGKYNFTVRKKILSFDHLPAAFDGLRIVQISDIHIGSFNNHYINLEKAINLINKQNADYVFFTGDLVNNYASETDGWKPTLEKINAKKGKFSILGNHDYGDYGGWDSEEEKNKNLDRLKEFHHEIGFRLLLNENVTLENKGEQISLIGVENWGKPPFKQYGNLKKALEGVPKNNFQLLLSHDPSHWDLEVLKKTNIDLTLSGHTHGMQFGFKIGNLQWSPVKMRYPRWGGLYQERKQFLYVNRGLGFIGFPGRVGMSPEITVIELKRK from the coding sequence ATGAAAAGAAGTGTTTCCCAAATTTCATTATTGATTTTAGTTTTATTACTCGCAGACATCTACGCTTTTCAAGGCATTCGATACATAGCGGTTGTTTTAAATAACGAAATCCTAAAAACATTTTTGTACGTTTCCTATTGGTTATTTTCAGTTGTATTGTATATTGGTATTGCCATAACGGTAAAATATTTTCAAACAAAAAGTCGTTCGAAAAAATTTATTTCCTTCGCTTATTCGCTTTTCGGTTTATTGATTTTAGATTTAATTCCGAAACTTTTTTTCGTTTTTTTTCAAGCCATTAACGACGCCAGTTCTTTACTTTTTAAACTGCTTCCAAAAAATAATTTTTCGAACGTACATTTTACGCTCTTTACAAAAATTGGAATTGTTGTTTGGGCATTTCTTTTTTTCGCCATTCTTTACGGAATTATTTTTGGGAAATATAATTTTACCGTCCGAAAAAAAATTCTATCATTCGATCATTTACCTGCTGCATTTGACGGTTTACGGATTGTCCAGATTTCTGATATACACATCGGTAGTTTCAACAATCATTATATAAATTTAGAAAAAGCCATAAATTTAATCAACAAACAAAATGCGGATTATGTTTTTTTTACGGGCGATTTGGTGAATAATTACGCAAGCGAAACCGATGGTTGGAAACCTACTTTAGAAAAGATAAACGCAAAAAAAGGTAAATTTTCAATTCTCGGAAACCACGATTACGGCGATTATGGCGGATGGGATTCCGAAGAAGAAAAGAATAAAAATCTCGATCGTTTGAAGGAGTTTCATCACGAAATTGGTTTCCGATTATTATTAAATGAAAATGTAACGCTCGAAAATAAAGGAGAACAAATCTCGCTCATCGGCGTTGAAAATTGGGGAAAACCACCTTTTAAACAATACGGAAATTTAAAAAAAGCCTTGGAAGGTGTTCCAAAAAATAATTTTCAATTACTACTTTCTCACGATCCATCGCATTGGGATTTGGAAGTATTGAAAAAAACAAACATCGATTTAACGCTTTCCGGACATACTCACGGTATGCAATTTGGTTTTAAAATTGGCAATTTGCAATGGAGTCCGGTAAAAATGCGTTATCCACGCTGGGGCGGATTGTATCAAGAAAGAAAACAATTTTTATACGTAAACAGAGGATTGGGTTTTATTGGCTTTCCGGGCAGAGTGGGAATGTCGCCTGAAATTACCGTGATTGAATTAAAACGAAAATAA